The following proteins are encoded in a genomic region of Arthrobacter jiangjiafuii:
- a CDS encoding AI-2E family transporter has translation MGDNQGQPAQMPVPPRQAGNTAPGSAAPRTGFLAAASNRLRHTVLPRVPGARPRRKFEFPPEAVLPASAEEASEAVRSTPGATDDNPIRSMNAHPIHFGFMATVGVGFALLGYFILTNVGELLVWIGAALFIALGLDPVVRWLAARGIPRPAGILLTVVGLAGIVAAFFATLIPTIVSQTTEIINNAPGYVNTFLESDFFVNIDEQFHVRERIEEEVNKFFTNADALGGVFGGVLSVGTVIANGLFGALIILVLTLYFLASLPSMKMWAYRLAPRSRRRRVEALSEEITSSVGNYVIGQGVVAVLDATYAFIVMSIAGVPFSVLLAFVVALLAFIPLVGPPIALVLVSLVALTVSWQTAVVFALFYIAYLQFEAYFVSPRIMQRAVAVPGAVAVIAVIAGGTLLGVLGALIAIPTAAAVLLLLKDVFISRQDQR, from the coding sequence ATGGGTGACAACCAAGGCCAGCCGGCGCAGATGCCGGTGCCTCCCCGGCAGGCCGGGAACACTGCCCCGGGCTCCGCCGCACCGAGGACGGGATTCCTTGCCGCCGCCTCGAACCGGCTGCGGCACACGGTCCTCCCCCGCGTCCCGGGCGCCCGCCCGCGGAGAAAGTTCGAGTTCCCTCCCGAGGCAGTCCTCCCGGCCTCCGCGGAAGAGGCATCCGAAGCAGTCCGGTCCACGCCCGGCGCCACCGACGACAATCCGATCCGCAGCATGAACGCCCACCCGATCCACTTTGGGTTCATGGCGACAGTCGGTGTGGGCTTTGCCCTGCTGGGCTATTTCATCCTTACCAATGTCGGCGAACTGCTGGTCTGGATCGGTGCTGCGCTGTTCATTGCCCTGGGCCTTGATCCCGTGGTGCGCTGGCTGGCGGCCCGGGGCATTCCCCGCCCGGCCGGGATCCTGCTCACCGTCGTAGGCCTTGCCGGAATCGTGGCTGCCTTCTTCGCCACGCTGATTCCCACGATCGTCAGCCAGACCACTGAGATCATCAACAACGCGCCGGGGTACGTGAACACGTTCCTGGAATCCGATTTCTTCGTCAATATCGATGAACAGTTCCATGTGCGGGAGCGCATCGAAGAGGAAGTCAACAAGTTCTTCACCAACGCCGACGCCCTCGGCGGGGTTTTTGGCGGGGTGCTGTCGGTGGGCACCGTCATTGCCAACGGTCTCTTCGGTGCGCTGATCATCCTGGTGCTGACGCTGTACTTCCTGGCCTCCCTGCCCTCGATGAAGATGTGGGCCTACCGGCTGGCACCGCGCAGCCGTCGCCGCCGTGTGGAGGCCTTGTCCGAGGAGATCACTTCCAGCGTCGGCAACTACGTGATCGGACAGGGGGTGGTCGCCGTCCTCGACGCGACCTATGCCTTCATTGTGATGTCCATCGCCGGGGTGCCGTTCTCCGTGCTGCTGGCGTTTGTCGTCGCCCTGCTGGCGTTCATTCCGCTGGTCGGGCCGCCGATCGCCCTGGTCCTGGTCTCCCTGGTGGCGCTCACGGTCAGCTGGCAGACGGCCGTCGTGTTCGCGCTCTTCTACATCGCCTACCTGCAGTTCGAGGCCTACTTCGTCTCGCCCCGCATCATGCAGCGCGCCGTGGCCGTCCCCGGCGCGGTAGCCGTGATTGCCGTTATCGCCGGCGGCACCCTGCTGGGCGTTCTGGGGGCCCTGATCGCCATTCCGACGGCCGCGGCGGTCCTGCTCCTACTCAAGGATGTCTTCATTTCCCGCCAGGACCAGCGCTAG
- the nucS gene encoding endonuclease NucS produces the protein MRLVIARCSVDYIGRLRAHLPLAVRLLMVKADGSVLIHSDGGSYKPLNWMSPPATLRVAEPGEDDAEAGIIETWTVQSAKTDDKLVISIHERFSETSHDLGVDPGLIKDGVEADLQRLLAEQITKLGEGYTLIRREYMTAIGPVDILARDAAGATVAVELKRRGDIDGVEQLTRYLELLNRDPLLAPVKGVFAAQQIKPQARVLAHDRGIECLTLDYDAMRGVDDSASRLF, from the coding sequence GTGCGTTTAGTAATTGCCCGCTGCTCTGTTGACTACATCGGCCGCCTCCGTGCCCATCTTCCGCTTGCCGTCCGTCTGCTGATGGTGAAAGCCGACGGTTCCGTCCTGATCCACTCAGACGGCGGCTCCTACAAACCCCTGAACTGGATGAGCCCGCCGGCCACGCTGCGCGTCGCCGAACCGGGCGAGGATGATGCCGAAGCAGGCATCATCGAAACCTGGACCGTGCAAAGCGCCAAGACCGACGACAAACTCGTCATCAGCATCCATGAGCGTTTCTCCGAGACCTCCCACGACCTGGGCGTGGACCCGGGGCTGATCAAGGACGGTGTCGAAGCGGACCTGCAGCGGCTCCTGGCCGAGCAGATCACCAAGCTTGGCGAGGGCTACACCCTGATCCGGCGTGAATACATGACGGCGATCGGTCCGGTGGACATCCTGGCCAGGGACGCCGCCGGCGCCACGGTTGCCGTGGAACTGAAACGGCGCGGCGACATCGACGGCGTGGAGCAGCTGACCCGCTACCTCGAGCTGCTCAACCGCGACCCGCTGCTGGCTCCGGTCAAGGGAGTGTTTGCCGCCCAGCAGATCAAGCCGCAGGCGAGGGTCCTGGCCCATGACCGCGGGATCGAGTGCCTGACCCTGGATTACGACGCGATGCGCGGCGTGGACGATTCGGCCTCGCGTCTGTTCTAG
- a CDS encoding cold-shock protein, translating to MAQGTVKWFNAEKGFGFITPDDSDGDVFVHYSEIQTGGFKTLDENQRVEFEIGQGAKGPQATGVTAL from the coding sequence ATGGCACAGGGTACCGTCAAATGGTTTAACGCCGAAAAGGGCTTCGGCTTCATCACTCCGGACGATTCAGACGGCGACGTCTTTGTTCACTATTCCGAGATTCAGACCGGCGGTTTCAAGACCCTCGATGAGAACCAGCGTGTTGAGTTCGAAATCGGGCAGGGTGCCAAGGGCCCCCAGGCCACCGGCGTAACCGCCCTCTAA